Sequence from the Erinaceus europaeus unplaced genomic scaffold, mEriEur2.1 scaffold_806, whole genome shotgun sequence genome:
TCTCAGGGTCTCAGAATCTTGGGTTCTGCCTGAGGCCACAGTCTGGCTGGGCCTCTCTTAGGCAGTGAGTGAGCTGCAGCAAAGGCTGCTGGGAGAAGGAGTCTGGCTGCAGTGCTGGAGCGCTGGGCCTGGTGTCCTGGTATGGTCAGGGGCAGCTGGACTGGTGTCTTTCTCAGGGAGGCCCCTAGTTCCCACTGCTCAGCATCCCCAGTAGCTTGCTGGGCTCCAGGCCCTATTACTGGGCCACACTCGGCACATCAAAGCCCATGCGCCTCAGGAACTGGGCCATGTTCACCTCCTGCCCTGTGAACTGGTTGCGGATGGTGGGGCAGGTAGGGTTGCAGTGAGGCCAGGGGCAGCTATCCACCAGGTGGATGGGGCAGCCTTTCAGGGGGGCTTTGCTGGCATTATGGCTCCTATGCAGGCTCCTGTCCCAGCAGTGCAGCGCCTGGGGTAGGGACGTACCGTTCACCTGGACTTCTGTCCACTGGCTGCAGACAGAAAACCAGCAGGGGTCAAAGTTCAGGCAGGGTGCAGCCAGAGATGGCCTGAACTAAATGAGTAAATGGCTTCAGCAGCTTTAGAAAGGTCAAGTAGCTGGGCAGCCTGAGGTCTGGGGGAGGGGTGTTTGGGCATCTCATGTGAGGAATGATGAGGGATGATGCCCTAGAGACCCGGGAACACTGACCTTCGGATGATGACCTCATGTGAGAAGCAGGCAGGGGCAAAGCTGGccctggaaggaaggagagggatacCCATGAGTCAGTCCCAGTCCCACAGTCCACCTCGGCCTGCCCCCACTCCTCCCTTGGGGGCAAGGCCTCCACCTGACTCTCAGTCCCTTCCTGTCACCGGGTTTCATCCCTAGCAGCACACGTCTCTGCCACCCTCCTCCCTTCTGCCTCGagacctcatttatttatttatttagagaatcagaacaccactcaaccctggcataaggtggtgctggggattgaaccagtagCTTTGGGGGCCTCAGACACACAAGGTCTGTGCTCTAAGAGGCTGAGCAGTCTCCTCAGTCCTGTAGTTTGCTTTATAGGGAAGTTTCAGGTTCTTAGAAAAATTGAAGTATAACCCCTGTCCCCACAGATGGGACACTGGTCACAGGGTGACCTGCACATGACACATGTTGTCCAGAGTGCACCAGGAACATGAGAGTCTCACTGTTTCCCCTTCTATCAGTTTGGACAAATAGCAATCAGAACAGTCCCGCGCCCCTAGGATCCCTGTTCATCCCTCCTCCCCAAATCCCTGGAATCCCCAGATCTGTTTCCACAGCTCTGTCT
This genomic interval carries:
- the LOC132536555 gene encoding LOW QUALITY PROTEIN: palmitoleoyl-protein carboxylesterase NOTUM-like (The sequence of the model RefSeq protein was modified relative to this genomic sequence to represent the inferred CDS: substituted 2 bases at 2 genomic stop codons), producing the protein FFGYKVYPTVSSPLFVVQWLFDQAQLIVDNAYLTGQPMQEDQRLYVQNLAGELRHTLQNVSASFAPACFSHEVIIRSQWTEVQVNGTSLPQALHCWDRSLHRSHNASKAPLKGCPIHLVDSCPWPHCNPTCPTIRNQFTGQEVNMAQFLRRMGFDVPSVAQXXGLEPSKLLGMLSSGN